From a region of the Triticum aestivum cultivar Chinese Spring chromosome 7D, IWGSC CS RefSeq v2.1, whole genome shotgun sequence genome:
- the LOC123167494 gene encoding uncharacterized protein, which yields MPVVTRTGTSTQQQEAGGSAGAGASQNQTQGQAPPPPPPPNMDMAQLLQAFREERQANIASLQVIAQAVNRQPAGNGNGRSTLAEFKKHAPPTFIETAEPLDADDWVCTIEDLLELVGYTEDREQVAYAAHCLGGTARAWWDGFKVMDVGKNITWNDFKAEFRKAHIPSGIMAIKKHEFQALKQGSGTIKEYMQKFSILSRYALEDVSPDAAKRERFMEDLNQTLQYSLVVCDCPTFPDLVKKALMLEDKRRALDDTRKRKMTSKGSSSNQKPRPWEPAPVKPTYQQPRAPTPRTDYQPQQYANPGQLTTTPITMPTRATTPIKSLVLDVVSQDTTPSIAPIRSPMPRAPMRITQDKAVECHQGTKLLATRPTMARVV from the coding sequence atgcctgttgtaacacgaACTGGTACCTCCacccagcagcaagaagccggaggttctgcCGGAGCAGGAGCCAGTCAGAACCAaacccaaggacaagctccaccaccgccaccacctccaaacatggacatggctcagcttctccaagccttccgagaggaacgccaagccaacatTGCATCCCTCCAGGTGATTGCTCAGGCTGTCAACCGCCAGCCGGCGGGGAacggcaatggacgttccacgttggcagagttcaagaagcatgcaccacccaccttcatcgagactgctgaacccctcgATGCTGACGACTGGGTCTGCACCATTGAGGATCTGTTGGAACTAGTCGGCTACACTGAGGACCGTGAGCAGGTGGCATATGCTGCtcactgtctcgggggaactgccagagcttggtgggatggattcaaggtcatGGATGTTGGgaaaaacatcacttggaatgacttcaaggcagaattccggaaggcccacattccttccggaatcatggccatcaagaagcatgAATTCCAAGCCCTGAAGCAAGGAAGTGGCACaatcaaggagtacatgcagaagttcagtatTCTATCTAGgtatgctcttgaagatgtcagccctgatgctgccaaaagagagcgcttcatggaagaccttaaccagactctgcagtactcgcttgttgtgtgtgactgcccaacctttcctgattTGGTGAagaaggcactcatgcttgaggacaagcgacgcgCTCTGGATGATACTCGTAAGCGCAAGATGaccagcaagggtagctccagcaaccagaagcctcgcccgtgggagccagccccggtcaagccaacctatcagcagccaagagccccTACACCCCGCACAGACTATCAGCCTCAGCAGTACGCCAacccaggccagcttacaacaaccccaataacaatgccaACAAGAGCAACAACTCCAATCAAGTCACTTGTTTTggatgtggtcagccaggacactactccaagtatTGCCCCAATAAGAAGCCCGAtgccccgcgccccaatgcgcataacccaggacaaggccgtggaatgccaccaaggaaccaagctcctcgcaacccgcccaacaatggcaagggtcgtgtga